CCGCGGTCGGGCACGTGGCGCTGCGCAGGATCGGCGGGAGCTGGAGATCAAGCGCATGTACGTCGCCCCCGGTCACCGGGGCGGCGGCGTGGCCGTCGCGCTGCTGGAGGCGGCCGAGGACGCCGCGGTGAAGGCGGGCGCCGATCGGGTGGTGCTGCAGACGGGAGACCGGCAGCCCGACGCGGTGCGGCTGTACGAGCGCGAGGGCTACACGCGCATTCCGGTCTATCCGCCCTACCACCTGGTCCCCAACTCTCTCTGCTACCACAAGCGGGTCACCTGACCACGACGCTCCGGTGTAGCGTGCCCTGCGACGATGTCGAGTACGTGGAGGTCGCGGGTGAGGCGGACCCTGGTGGTGCTGGCCGTACTGGTCAGCCAGATGCTGCTGGGCTGGGCCCCCGCGCACGCCGCCGAGAAGGAGCGGATCGCCCTCATCGGCGTTTCGGGCCTGCACTGGAGCGACCTGACCCAGGCCGACACCCCCAACCTGTGGGAGCTGGCGGGCGCCAGCGCCATCGGCTCGATGTCGGTGCGCACGGTCGGCAACATCACCTGCCCCTATGACGGCTGGCTGACGGTCTCGGCCGGCACCCGCTCGGCGGCGGGGTACCGGTGCGGGCCGCCGCCGCTTCCCGAGCAGCAGGACCGCGGCGCGGTCATCCCCGACTACGACTACCTGCACGAGGTGGCCGGCCAGCGCAACGCGGGCCTGCTGGGCGAGACGCTGGCCAAGGCGGGCGAGTGCTCGATCGCCATCGGGCCCGGCGCGGCGCTGGGCCTGGCCGACCGCAAGGGCGCGGTCGCCACCTACTACGCCTCCCCCATCCAGGTGCGCGCCCAGGAGCTCGAACGCTGCCGCGTCGTCGCCATGGACGTCGACGACCTCATCAGGCCCTACTTCACCGCCGAGGGCAAGCTGCCCACGGTGCCCGACAAGCTGTCGGCCCAGGAGCGCAGGGCCGCGCTGCGGCTGGCGGACGCGAAGGCGGGCGCGCTGCTCGCCGTCCTGCCGGAGAACACCACGGTCCTGCTGGCGGGCATGTCCGACCACGGCTCGGTGCCGCACCTGCGGGTCGCCGCGCTGCGCGAGCCGGGGGCGAGCGGGCGCGAGTTGGGCGCGGCCTCCACCCGCCGCGACGACATCTCGATCCTGCCCGACCTCACCACGACCGTGCTGACCAGGCTCGGCGTGCCGGTGCCCGACGCGATGGTCGGCCAGCCGCTCGTCATCGGCGATCCCGGCGCGACGTTCGAGCGCATGGCCGAGTCCGACGAGACCGCCCAGACGATGCGGTCGGTCAAGGGCGTCTTCTTCATCGTCCTCGCGGTGCTGCAGGTGCTGTTCTACGTCGTCGCCTTCCTGCTGCTGCGCCGCCGTAAGGGGCTGCCCGCCGTACGGCTGGCCGCCGTGGCGCTGGCGGCGCTGCCCATCACCTCGATCCTGGTGAACCTGCTGCCGTGGTCGAGCGCGGCCGAACTGTTCGGCGGCATGGCGGCCTGGCTGGTCGTCCTCACCGCCCTCGCCTTCGCCGGCCCGTGGCGGCGCAGCCCGCTCGGACCCCTCGTGGTCGTGGCCGGCGTGAGCGCCGCCACACTCGCCGCCGACCTGCTGACCGGCACCACACTGCAGCTCAACAGCTTCATGGGCTTCAGCGCCGAGCAGGGCGCCCGCTACTACGGGCTGGGCAACATCCCGTTCGCGCTGCTGGCCACCGGCACGCTGCTGAGCTCCACGGTGATCGCGCACCGGCTGTCACGGCCGTGGGGCGCCGCGGTGGTGGCCGTGCTCGGCACGTTCGCGATGGTGCTGGGCGGCTCCGGAATGGGCAGCGACTTCGGCGGGGTGATCGCGTTCGTGCCCGGCATCGCGGTGACGGCGCTGCTGATCCTCGGCAAGCGGATCTCGCTGGTGCGGCTGGCCCTGTTCTGCGTGGCCGGCGGCGTGGCCGTCACCGGCTTCGCCGTCGCCAACTACCTCAGGCCCGCCGCCGAGCAGTCGCACCTGGGCAGGTTCGTCGGGCAGGTGCTCAGTGGCGAGGCCGTCGACGTGATCGTGCGCAAGCTGGTGGCGATGCTCAGCACGTTGCTCAGCCCCACCCTGATGCCCGTGGTGATCGCGGCGATCGCCTTCCTCGTTTACGCGATCATGCGCCCGGACCAGGCCACCGCCGGGGTGCTCCCCGCCGCCTTCTCCTACTCCCCCGCGCTCCGCGCCGGACTCATCGGCACCCTGGTCAGCGGCGTGGTCGGCACGCTGGTCAACGACTCGGGCGCGGCGGTGCTGTCCATGGCCCTGGCGCTGGCCATTCCGCTGGTGCTCTCGGCGGGCATCGCCGCACTCCCTGGCGCGCCCGCCACGGAGGAACGCCCACTCGCCAAGGTCTGACGGGGGAGCGTCGTCTGATCGCGCGCGAGATCGCCAGGTCGCGGGGCGCGAGGCCGTCAGGTCGTGGTGCGCGCGGCCGTCAGGTCGCGGGCCAGGCGTCGGCGAGCATCGCCCTCGTGTCGCGCAGGAGTTGCGGCAGCACCTTGGTCTGCGCCACGACCGGCATGAAGTTGGTGTCGCCGCCCCATCGGGGCACCACGTGCTGGTGCAGGTGGGCGGCGATGCCCGCGCCCGCCACGTGACCGAGGTTCATGCCGACGTTGAAGCCCTGCGCGCCGCTGGCCTTGCGCAGCGACCGGAGCGACCGCCTGGTGAAGTCGCCGAGCTCGGCCATCTCGGCGTCGTCAAGCTCGTCGTATTCGGAGACGTGCCGATACGGGCAGACCATCAGGTGGCCCGAGTTGTAGGGGTAGAGGTTGAGCACGGCGAACACGGCCGAGCCCCTGGCGACGATCAGACCGTCCTCGTCGCTCATCTTCGGGATCTCGCAGAACGGGCAGCCGTCACCCGCCCCCTCGCCGCTCGGCTTGTTCTCCCCCTTGATGTAGGCCATGCGATGCGGTGTCCACAGGCGCTGGAAGTTGTCCGGCGCCCCCGCCCCAGCCTGCTCCATCGGCTCACTCTCCTGCATGTTCAGCAAGCATAAGACCCCGAGTCACCGGACAAACGTGGAGGACTTCCGGCACAATCCCAAACAGCCACAAAGGAGACGACGATGAGTGAAGCCTTAGCTGAGGAGACCTCGGTCCCCGAGACGACCTCACCCCTGCCGCCGGACCCGGCGTGGCGCGCCACGCCCACCTTGAACTCCACCTGGACCACAACCCCAGGACCGGAAGAGCACCCCACCCCCGACTCGGACCCGGACTCTGACGTGGAATCGACGTTGGGATCGTCCACGGGATCGGAATCGGGCCTGGGTTTGGGCCTGGGCGCCGCCTCCAACGCGGGCTGGCGCTCGGGAGCGACCTCAGGCTCGGGGTCAGGTTCAAGCGGGATCCCAAACTCGGGCGTTGGGACGGCGGGAGCCTCGGCCGATGCCACCACCACGGCCGCCGTGGTGAAGGGGCGCATCAAAGTGGCCGACGAGGTCGTCGAGAAGGTGGCCGCGCTCGCCGCCCTCGAGGTCCCCGGCGTGGCCGACCTGGGCGGCGACCTGGCGCGGGCCGTCGAGTCCCTGCGGGGTCGCGTCGGGATCGGTGCCCGCCGCCGCAACCAGGGCGTCAGCGCGCAGATCCACGAACGCCAGGTCGCGGTCGACGTCACCGTCGTCGTGGAGTACGGGCACGTGGTCATGGAGGTGGCCGCCGCCGTCAAGACCAACGTCGCCATGACCGTCAGCCGGATGCTCGGCATGCGGGTGACGGAGGTGAACGTCACCGTCGACGACGTCCGCCTCCCCGGCGAGGACAACCCGCAGCCCGCACCCCAGGACGAGGACCGATAACCCAGAGAACGACCCGCCTCCTCTGATGACCGTGGGAAGGCGCCGTCGGGGGATCTCGTTACGCTGACCATACGGAATCGAGATCACCGGAGGACACGATGACCGAGCAGCTGGAGCCCATGCCCACGGACTGGCGACGGGCGCTGGCGATCGTCGCGCACCCCGACGACCTGGAGTACGGCTGTGCCTCGGCCGTGGCCAGGTGGACCGCCGAGGGCCGCGAGGTGACGTACGTGATCGTCACGCGCGGTGAGGCGGGCATCGACACGCTCGAACCCGCCAAGGCGGGCCCGCTGCGCGAGCAGGAGCAGCGCGCCTCCGCGAGCGTCGTCGGGGTGTCGGAGGTGGAGTTCCTCGACCACGCGGACGGCGTCATCGAATACGGCACCGCGCTGCGCCGCGACCTGGCCGCCGCGATCCGCAGGCACCGTCCCGAGCTGCTGATCACCCTGCACTTCGGGGACACCTGGGGCGGCGTGCACTGGAACACGCCGGATCACCGCGCGGTCGGCAGGGCGACGGTCGACGCGGCAGGCGACGCGGGCAACCGGTGGATCTTCCCCGACGTGGGTCCCGAGCCCTGGGACGGGGTGCGCTGGGTCGCGGTGGCGGGCGACAACCGGCCTACCCACGCGGTGGACGTCACCGACACGCTGGAGGACGGCGTGCGCTCCCTGCTGGAGCACCGGACCTACATCGAGGCCCTGACCGAGGAGGACCCCGAGGCCTACTGCAGGGACTTCCTCGGGACCATGGCCAGAGGAGCGGCGGAACGCTTCGGCGGCCGTCCAGCCGTCACCTTCCGCGTCTACCCCCGCTGACCTACGGGACTGACACACCCAACGGCGCCGCCATCAGCGATCAGCCGCTCGACACCCTGCCGCTCGACACCCTGCCGCTCGACCTCCCGCCGGTCGATCGACTTTCGCCGCCCGCCCCGCGGACCGACGGGTTCGCGGGACCGCCGCCTCCGGGTCGTCACCCGAGCCGCCGGGGCCGCGCAGGAGCCGTTGCGCGAGTCGCTCAAGAGGACACCCCGCAGCGCCAACGCGACCGGAGGCGGGACCGCACAAGGGCCGACCAGAAGACGCCCGGCCCATGAGGTCCGAAAGAACCTCAGGTCCGACTGGAAGGCCCCACCCGGCGGGGGCCGTCGAGAACCCCCGCCCAGGTGTCCGAAGGGCGCCAGTGCGAAGCGCGATCGGGGACGACCCTGCCGTCAGACCTGGATGCGGCGCTCCACCGCGTTGACGATCTCGGCGATCGCGTCCTCGACCGGAACGCCGTTCTTCTGCTCGCCACTCCGGTAACGGAACGACACCGCGCCGTTGGCGATGTCGTCGTCACCGGCGAGCAGCATGAAGGGCACTTTCGCCTTCTGCGCGTTGCGGATCTTCTTCTGCATGCGGTCGTCGGCCGTGTCGACCTCGACCCTGATGCCCCGCTCGCGCAGCTGCTTGGCGACGTCGTGCAGGTACGGCGCGTGCGCCTCGGCGATCGGGATGCCGACGACCTGCACCGGCGAGAGCCACGGAGGGAACGCGCCCGCGTAGTGCTCGACCAGGACGCCGAGGAAGCGCTCGATCGAGCCGAACAGCGCCCGGTGGATCATGACGGGCGTCTGCCGGGTGCCGTCGGCCGCCTGGTATTCGAGGCCGAAGCGCTTGGGCTGGTTGAAGTCGAGCTGGATGGTGGACAGCTGCCAGGTGCGCCCGATGGCGTCCTTGGCCTGGACGGAGATCTTCGGCCCGTAGAAGGCCGCGCCGCCCGGATCGTCGACCAGGGCCAGGCCCGACTCCTCGGCCGCCTGGCGCAGCGCCGCGGTGGCCTCGTCCCAGTCGGCCTGGTCGCCGATGAACTTGTCGGAGTCGTCGCGGGTGGACAGCTCCAGGTAGAACTCCGACAGGCCGAAGTCGCGCAGCACGCTGAGCACGAAGGCCAGCAGGCTCTTGATCTCCCCGCCCATCTGCTCCTTGGTGCAGTAGATGTGCGAGTCGTCCTGCGTCATGCCGCGCACCCTGGTCAGCCCGTGGACCACGCCGGACTTCTCGTAGCGGTACACCGAGCCGAACTCGCACAGCCGCAGCGGCAGCTCACGGTAGGACCGCCCGCGCGCTCTGAAGATCAGGTTGTGCATCGGGCAGTTCATCGGCTTGACGCGGTACTCGGTGTTGTCGAGCTCGAAGGGCGGGAACATGTCCTCGCCGTACCAGGGCAGGTGGCCGGAGGTCTCGAACAGCTGCGACTTGGTGATGTGCGGGGTGTTGACGAACTCGTAGCCCGACTCCCCCTGGCGCCGGCGCATGTAGTCCTCCATCTCCTTGCGGATGATTCCGCCCTTGGGATGGAAGACCGGCAGCCCGCTGCCCAGCTCCGGCGGGAAGCTGAACAGGTCGAGCTCGGCGCCGAGCTTGCGGTGGTCGCGCTTCTCGGCCTCCTCCAGCAGGTGGAGGTATTCGTCCTGCATGTCGCGGGTTTCCCACGCGGTGCCGTAGATGCGCTGCAGCTGCGGGTTCTTCTCGCTGCCCCGCCAGTAGGCGCCGCCCGTGCGCATGAGCTTGAAGGCGGGGATGGCCCTGGTGGAGGGCAGGTGCGGCCCGCGGCACAGGTCCTTCCAGCACAGCTCGCCGCTCTTGGGGTCGAGGTTGTCGTAGATGGTCAGCTGGCCCTCGCCGACCTCGACGTTCGCGCCGTCGTCGGCGGATGCGCCGCCCTTGAGGCCGACCAGCTCCAGCTTGTACGGCTCGGCGGCGAGCTCCGCGCGCGCCTCGTCGTCGGACACCTCGCGCCGCGAGAACAGCTGCCCCTGCTTGACGATCTCGCGCATGCGCTTCTCGACACGCTTGAGGTCGTCGGGGTGGAAGGCCTGCGCGACGTCGAAGTCGTAGTAGAAGCCGTTGTCGACCGGCGGGCCGATGCCCAGCTTGGCCTCGGGGAACAGCTCCTGGACCGCCTGCGCCATGACGTGCGCGGTGGAGTGGCGCAGGATGGCGCGGCCGTCGGGTGAGGAGATCTCGACCGGCTCGACCACGTCGCCGTCCGCGGCGTGGGAGGCCAGGTCGCGCAGCTCGCCGTTGACGCGGGCGGCGACGACGGTGCGACCGTCGGCCTCCAGCGCCTCGCCGTACGTCGTGCCGGCCGCGACCACACGCTCGGCTCCGGCGAGGGTGATATGCAGCTCGGCTGACACGGTGACTCCTTGGATAGCAGCGTTTCGATGGTGCCAACGATGCTATCGCGGGTCGTAGCCCAGCCTGGTCAGGTCCTGGCGGCTGCCGTGGAAGACGTTGCGGTCGAGCGGGCTGTTGGCGTACTGGTGAATCCTCCAGCCACGCCACGGCGCGGGGACCACGGGCTCGCCGATGGGCTTGCCGGGCGAGGCGATCCACAGCGGGTATTCGCCCAGGCCCGCGCAGTTGCCCTTGCGGGCGAAGGACAGGTACGTGTAGATGAAGGGCCGCACGCCCGTGTGCCTCTCGACCATCCGGCACCAGCGCCTGGCGAAGGCGGCGACCTGGTCGGGCGGCAGCTTGTCGTCGGCCTCGAGGTCGAGCGCGAGCAGGTCGCCCTTGCGCAGCCCGCCCGCCTGCCTGATCGTGCGCAGGAAGTGGCGCGCCTGGTCGGCGGGCTCGCCCTCGGGCCTGGCGAAGTGGTAGGCCCCGCACACGAGCCAGTTCTCGCGCATGCGCTGCCAGTTGCGGTCGAACCACTTGTCGGTGTAGGTGGCGCCCTCGCTCGCCTTGGCGAAGGCGAAGGCGACGCCGTTGTCAGCATGGTCGTCCCAGTTGACCAGTCCTTGCCAGTTGGACACGTCTATGCCGTGCAACACCCGTTTCACCCTGCCGGAGTCTACGAAAGGGGTGTGTGATCGACCCCTCGCCGCGCCGTTTGCAGGTTATTGAACAGCTCCAGCCACTTCGGGGCAACCGTCCGTGTCGAGTACGCCTCGACCGTGCGCACCGCCTGGGCCCCCAGCCTCCTGCGCCTCGGTTCGTCCTCGATCAGCTCGGTGATCGCTCTGGCGAGGGCGTCCACGTCCTGCGGCGGGACCAGCACGCCGTCCACGTCGTGGGTGATCACCTCGCGCGGGCCCGTGGGGCAGTCGAAGGCCACGACGGGCAGGCCGTGCGCCATGGCCTCGATCATCACCA
This window of the Nonomuraea africana genome carries:
- a CDS encoding GNAT family N-acetyltransferase, with the translated sequence MYVAPGHRGGGVAVALLEAAEDAAVKAGADRVVLQTGDRQPDAVRLYEREGYTRIPVYPPYHLVPNSLCYHKRVT
- a CDS encoding HIT family protein — translated: MQESEPMEQAGAGAPDNFQRLWTPHRMAYIKGENKPSGEGAGDGCPFCEIPKMSDEDGLIVARGSAVFAVLNLYPYNSGHLMVCPYRHVSEYDELDDAEMAELGDFTRRSLRSLRKASGAQGFNVGMNLGHVAGAGIAAHLHQHVVPRWGGDTNFMPVVAQTKVLPQLLRDTRAMLADAWPAT
- a CDS encoding Asp23/Gls24 family envelope stress response protein; protein product: MVKGRIKVADEVVEKVAALAALEVPGVADLGGDLARAVESLRGRVGIGARRRNQGVSAQIHERQVAVDVTVVVEYGHVVMEVAAAVKTNVAMTVSRMLGMRVTEVNVTVDDVRLPGEDNPQPAPQDEDR
- a CDS encoding PIG-L deacetylase family protein; translated protein: MTEQLEPMPTDWRRALAIVAHPDDLEYGCASAVARWTAEGREVTYVIVTRGEAGIDTLEPAKAGPLREQEQRASASVVGVSEVEFLDHADGVIEYGTALRRDLAAAIRRHRPELLITLHFGDTWGGVHWNTPDHRAVGRATVDAAGDAGNRWIFPDVGPEPWDGVRWVAVAGDNRPTHAVDVTDTLEDGVRSLLEHRTYIEALTEEDPEAYCRDFLGTMARGAAERFGGRPAVTFRVYPR
- the thrS gene encoding threonine--tRNA ligase, with translation MSAELHITLAGAERVVAAGTTYGEALEADGRTVVAARVNGELRDLASHAADGDVVEPVEISSPDGRAILRHSTAHVMAQAVQELFPEAKLGIGPPVDNGFYYDFDVAQAFHPDDLKRVEKRMREIVKQGQLFSRREVSDDEARAELAAEPYKLELVGLKGGASADDGANVEVGEGQLTIYDNLDPKSGELCWKDLCRGPHLPSTRAIPAFKLMRTGGAYWRGSEKNPQLQRIYGTAWETRDMQDEYLHLLEEAEKRDHRKLGAELDLFSFPPELGSGLPVFHPKGGIIRKEMEDYMRRRQGESGYEFVNTPHITKSQLFETSGHLPWYGEDMFPPFELDNTEYRVKPMNCPMHNLIFRARGRSYRELPLRLCEFGSVYRYEKSGVVHGLTRVRGMTQDDSHIYCTKEQMGGEIKSLLAFVLSVLRDFGLSEFYLELSTRDDSDKFIGDQADWDEATAALRQAAEESGLALVDDPGGAAFYGPKISVQAKDAIGRTWQLSTIQLDFNQPKRFGLEYQAADGTRQTPVMIHRALFGSIERFLGVLVEHYAGAFPPWLSPVQVVGIPIAEAHAPYLHDVAKQLRERGIRVEVDTADDRMQKKIRNAQKAKVPFMLLAGDDDIANGAVSFRYRSGEQKNGVPVEDAIAEIVNAVERRIQV
- a CDS encoding glycoside hydrolase family 25 protein, which encodes MKRVLHGIDVSNWQGLVNWDDHADNGVAFAFAKASEGATYTDKWFDRNWQRMRENWLVCGAYHFARPEGEPADQARHFLRTIRQAGGLRKGDLLALDLEADDKLPPDQVAAFARRWCRMVERHTGVRPFIYTYLSFARKGNCAGLGEYPLWIASPGKPIGEPVVPAPWRGWRIHQYANSPLDRNVFHGSRQDLTRLGYDPR